One window from the genome of Roseomonas haemaphysalidis encodes:
- a CDS encoding PAS domain-containing protein, translated as MTDRRLFDASPNPYLLLDRRLHIADANRAYLDTVRRDLDDLVGRWAWDAFPGEPDTVRQVIASCERVIRTGQPDTMALLHFAIPRPAAEGGGFMDRYWSLTHAPVLDAAGAVEFVLQHPIDVTELQHLQAAIEQSGLSSALQVSPAQSGIFQRAQSVYDSNLTLRAQSERLTEMFAQAPGFMALLRGPEHRFELANQSYMQLIGHRPVLGRTVAEALPDAAAQGYVALLDQVFRSGEAHAASGARFAVQAVPGGPEDERFIDFVCQPIRDEAGQVTGLFVEGSDVTARKAGEAALADSEARYRTLFETIETGFCIIELRFDGAGRAVDYRIVEANPAFERLTGQHGVTGRWVSDFAPELERHWFDTYGAVALTGEPRRFENAARAFGRWYDVQALRIGDPAAHRVAVLFNDISERRRAEEALLDLTASLEAQVEERTRDRDRMWRLSTDIMLVAGFDGHIMAVNPAWEAVLGWTTAGLVGRSFLELVHPDDLQGTLDAAAQLRGGETVRRFENRYRHSNGTYRWITWAAVPGDGLINAVGRDVQQDKERAEALRRSEEALRQSQKMEAVGQLTGGLAHDFNNLLTAVTGSLELLQSRIAQGRFDELDRFVAAAQNGAARAAALTHRLLAFSRRQTLDPRPTDVNRLVRGMEELVRRTVGPEIAVSLQAADDLWNTLVDPGQLENALLNLCINARDAMPGGGRITVETGNLWLDERAARERDLPPGPYVSLCVADTGAGMAPDVIAKAFDPFFTTKPIGQGTGLGLSMIYGFARQSGGQVRIRSRPGEGARVCLCLPRYVGEAGSPPPRPELADAPRADTGETVLVVDDEPAVRMLVAEVLQELGYAALEAADGAAGLALLQSPARVDLLVSDVGLPGGMNGRQLADAARLLRPGLRVLFITGYAEAAVLGEGQLEPGMHVMTKPFAMQALASRIKALIAGGGAAQPARPISR; from the coding sequence GTGACCGACCGCCGCCTGTTCGACGCCTCGCCGAACCCCTACCTGCTGCTGGACCGCCGGCTGCACATCGCGGATGCCAACCGCGCCTATCTCGACACCGTGCGGCGCGACCTCGATGACCTGGTCGGGCGCTGGGCGTGGGACGCCTTTCCGGGCGAGCCGGACACGGTGCGGCAGGTGATCGCCTCCTGCGAGCGGGTGATCCGCACCGGGCAGCCCGACACCATGGCGCTGCTGCACTTTGCCATTCCGCGCCCCGCGGCGGAAGGCGGCGGCTTCATGGACCGCTACTGGAGCCTCACCCACGCGCCGGTGCTGGATGCGGCGGGCGCGGTGGAATTCGTGTTGCAGCACCCCATCGACGTGACGGAGCTGCAACACCTGCAGGCGGCGATCGAGCAGTCGGGACTGTCCTCGGCGTTGCAGGTGTCGCCGGCGCAGAGCGGCATCTTCCAGCGTGCCCAGAGCGTCTACGACAGCAACCTGACATTGCGGGCGCAAAGCGAGCGGCTGACGGAGATGTTCGCCCAGGCGCCCGGCTTCATGGCGCTGCTGCGCGGCCCTGAGCACCGGTTCGAGCTGGCCAACCAGAGCTACATGCAACTGATCGGCCACCGCCCCGTGCTGGGCCGGACGGTGGCCGAGGCGCTGCCGGACGCCGCCGCGCAGGGCTACGTCGCGCTGCTGGACCAGGTGTTCCGGAGCGGCGAGGCGCATGCGGCCAGCGGCGCGCGCTTCGCCGTGCAGGCCGTGCCGGGCGGGCCGGAAGACGAACGCTTCATCGACTTCGTGTGCCAGCCCATCCGCGACGAGGCGGGGCAGGTCACCGGATTGTTCGTGGAAGGTTCCGACGTCACGGCCCGCAAGGCGGGCGAGGCGGCGCTGGCGGACAGCGAGGCGCGCTACCGCACCCTGTTCGAAACCATCGAAACCGGGTTCTGCATCATCGAATTACGCTTCGACGGGGCCGGGCGCGCGGTGGACTACCGCATTGTCGAGGCCAACCCGGCCTTCGAGCGGCTGACCGGGCAGCATGGCGTGACGGGGCGCTGGGTCAGCGACTTCGCGCCAGAGCTGGAGCGGCACTGGTTCGACACCTACGGCGCCGTGGCGCTGACCGGCGAGCCACGGCGCTTCGAGAATGCCGCCCGGGCCTTTGGCCGCTGGTACGACGTGCAGGCGCTGCGCATCGGCGACCCGGCTGCCCACCGCGTGGCAGTGCTGTTCAACGACATCTCCGAACGCCGCCGGGCGGAGGAGGCGCTGCTGGACCTCACCGCCTCGCTGGAAGCGCAGGTGGAGGAACGGACCCGCGACCGCGACCGGATGTGGCGCCTGTCCACCGACATCATGCTGGTGGCGGGCTTCGACGGCCACATCATGGCGGTCAACCCGGCCTGGGAAGCGGTGCTGGGCTGGACCACGGCGGGGCTGGTGGGGCGCAGCTTTCTGGAACTGGTGCACCCCGACGACCTGCAAGGCACGCTCGACGCTGCGGCGCAGCTGCGCGGCGGCGAAACGGTGCGGCGGTTCGAGAACCGCTACCGGCACAGCAACGGCACGTACCGCTGGATCACCTGGGCGGCGGTGCCGGGCGACGGGCTGATCAACGCCGTGGGCCGCGACGTCCAGCAGGACAAGGAACGCGCCGAGGCCCTGCGCCGGTCCGAGGAAGCCCTGCGGCAAAGCCAGAAGATGGAGGCGGTGGGCCAGCTCACCGGCGGGCTGGCGCATGACTTCAACAACCTGCTGACCGCCGTGACCGGCAGCCTGGAGCTGCTGCAGTCGCGCATCGCGCAGGGCCGCTTCGACGAGCTGGACCGCTTCGTGGCGGCGGCGCAGAACGGCGCGGCGCGGGCGGCGGCGCTGACGCACCGGCTGCTGGCCTTTTCCCGCCGGCAAACGCTGGACCCGCGCCCGACCGACGTGAACCGGCTGGTGCGCGGCATGGAGGAGCTGGTGCGGCGCACGGTGGGGCCGGAGATCGCCGTGTCGCTGCAGGCGGCGGATGATCTGTGGAACACGCTGGTGGACCCGGGGCAGCTGGAGAACGCCCTGCTCAACCTGTGCATCAACGCGCGCGACGCCATGCCGGGCGGCGGGCGGATCACGGTGGAAACCGGCAACCTGTGGCTGGACGAGCGTGCGGCGCGGGAGCGCGACCTGCCGCCCGGCCCTTATGTCTCGCTCTGCGTCGCGGACACGGGCGCGGGCATGGCGCCCGACGTGATCGCCAAAGCCTTCGACCCCTTCTTCACCACCAAGCCGATCGGCCAGGGCACCGGGCTGGGGCTGAGCATGATCTATGGCTTCGCGCGCCAGTCCGGCGGCCAGGTGCGCATCCGCTCGCGGCCGGGCGAGGGTGCGCGGGTGTGCCTGTGCCTGCCCCGCTATGTGGGCGAGGCGGGCAGCCCGCCGCCGCGGCCCGAGCTGGCGGACGCGCCGCGCGCCGACACGGGCGAGACGGTGCTGGTGGTAGACGACGAGCCGGCGGTCCGCATGCTGGTGGCCGAGGTGCTGCAGGAGTTGGGCTACGCGGCGTTGGAAGCGGCGGACGGCGCCGCCGGCTTGGCGCTGCTGCAATCCCCCGCGCGGGTGGACCTGCTGGTATCCGACGTCGGGCTGCCGGGCGGCATGAACGGCCGCCAGCTGGCCGACGCGGCGCGGCTGCTGCGCCCCGGGCTGCGGGTGCTGTTCATCACCGGCTACGCCGAGGCCGCGGTGCTGGGCGAGGGACAACTCGAGCCCGGCATGCACGTCATGACCAAGCCCTTCGCGATGCAGGCCCTGGCCAGCCGCATCAAGGCGCTGATCGCCGGTGGCGGGGCGGCTCAGCCGGCGCGGCCCATCTCGCGGTAG
- the pqqE gene encoding pyrroloquinoline quinone biosynthesis protein PqqE, translated as MIPPPPPIGLLAELTHRCPLRCPYCSNPLELSRASAELDADTWGRVFHEAAALGVLQLHLSGGEPAVRRDLEAITAHAAAAGLYSNLITSGVMLDGARLRALAAAGLDHVQLSVQDAEATSADRIGGLRGGHERKLRFAAEVRDAGLPLTLNAVVHRQNLDRLDQLIELALQLGAGRLEVAHVQYYGWALRNRDALLPTRAQLDAATAMVEAARGALTGRLVIDYVVPDYYAARPKACMGGWGRSFLAVSPAGRVLPCHAAESLPGLHFPNVRDLSLADIWTGSDAFNRFRGTDWMPEPCRGCDRREQDWGGCRCQAFALTGNAGRTDPACALSPDHHLLDLAVRDAAAATTDFTYREMGRAG; from the coding sequence GTGATCCCGCCGCCGCCACCGATCGGCCTGCTGGCGGAGCTGACGCATCGCTGCCCGCTGCGCTGCCCCTACTGCTCCAACCCGCTGGAACTGTCGCGCGCCTCGGCCGAGCTGGACGCCGATACCTGGGGGCGCGTGTTCCATGAGGCGGCGGCGCTGGGCGTGCTGCAGCTCCACCTGTCGGGGGGCGAGCCCGCCGTGCGGCGCGACCTGGAAGCCATCACGGCGCATGCCGCCGCCGCCGGGCTGTACAGCAACCTGATCACCTCGGGCGTGATGCTGGACGGCGCGCGGCTGCGGGCCCTGGCCGCCGCCGGGCTGGACCACGTGCAGCTGTCCGTGCAGGACGCCGAGGCCACCTCGGCCGACCGCATCGGCGGGCTGCGCGGCGGCCACGAGCGCAAGCTGCGCTTCGCGGCCGAGGTGCGCGACGCCGGCCTGCCGCTGACGCTGAACGCCGTGGTGCACCGGCAGAACCTCGACCGGCTGGACCAGCTGATCGAGCTGGCCCTGCAGCTCGGCGCCGGGCGGCTGGAGGTGGCGCATGTGCAGTACTATGGCTGGGCGCTGCGCAACCGCGACGCCCTGCTGCCCACCCGCGCGCAGCTGGACGCCGCCACCGCCATGGTGGAGGCCGCGCGCGGCGCCCTGACGGGGCGGCTGGTGATCGACTACGTGGTGCCCGACTACTACGCCGCGCGGCCCAAGGCCTGCATGGGGGGCTGGGGGCGGTCGTTCCTGGCCGTCTCGCCCGCCGGCCGCGTGCTGCCCTGCCACGCCGCCGAAAGCCTGCCGGGCCTGCACTTCCCCAATGTGCGCGACCTGTCCCTGGCGGACATCTGGACGGGCTCGGACGCCTTCAACCGCTTTCGCGGCACGGACTGGATGCCCGAGCCCTGCCGCGGCTGCGACCGCCGGGAACAGGACTGGGGTGGCTGCCGCTGCCAGGCCTTTGCGCTGACCGGCAATGCGGGCCGCACCGACCCGGCCTGCGCCTTGTCGCCCGACCACCACCTGCTGGACCTCGCCGTGCGGGACGCGGCCGCGGCGACAACGGACTTCACCTACCGCGAGATGGGCCGCGCCGGCTGA
- the pqqD gene encoding pyrroloquinoline quinone biosynthesis peptide chaperone PqqD — MDDAAIPRFALGMKLREDRARGRWVVMGPERLFVPDAVALEVLRLVDGSRSLGAIVDDLAARFSAPRERIAADVAALLDDLRARGVVSA; from the coding sequence ATGGACGATGCCGCCATCCCCCGCTTCGCCCTGGGCATGAAGCTGCGCGAGGACCGCGCGCGCGGCCGCTGGGTGGTGATGGGACCGGAGCGGCTGTTCGTGCCGGACGCCGTGGCGCTGGAGGTGCTGCGGCTCGTGGACGGCAGCCGCAGCCTGGGCGCCATTGTTGACGACCTCGCCGCCCGCTTCAGCGCCCCGCGCGAGCGCATCGCCGCCGATGTCGCCGCGCTGCTGGACGACCTGCGGGCGCGCGGCGTGGTGAGCGCGTGA
- the pqqC gene encoding pyrroloquinoline-quinone synthase PqqC, with product MTELLTPEALHAALRAIGAERYHNLHPFHRLLHDGKLSKGQVQAWALNRYYYQASIPAKDATLLARLPTTKLRREWRRRLEDHDGDGSKPGGVERWLVLTRGLGLEDSYVTSLQGLLPATRFAVDAYVHFVRDRSVLEAVASSLTEMFSPAIISERVSGMLRAYDFVDADTLAYFTPRLTQAPQDVDFALGYVAREARTREQQEQVLAALRFKCDLLWAQLDALHHAYVSPALPPPGAFRPA from the coding sequence TTGACCGAGTTGCTGACGCCCGAGGCCCTGCACGCGGCGCTGCGCGCCATTGGCGCCGAGCGCTACCACAACCTGCACCCGTTCCACCGCCTGCTGCATGACGGCAAGCTGTCCAAGGGACAGGTGCAGGCCTGGGCGCTGAACCGCTACTACTACCAGGCCAGCATTCCGGCCAAGGACGCCACGCTGCTGGCCCGGCTGCCCACCACCAAGCTGCGCCGCGAATGGCGCCGGCGGCTGGAGGACCACGACGGCGACGGCAGCAAGCCCGGCGGCGTGGAGCGCTGGCTGGTGCTGACGCGCGGGCTGGGGCTGGAAGACAGCTACGTCACGTCCCTGCAGGGCCTGCTGCCGGCCACGCGCTTCGCGGTGGATGCCTATGTGCATTTCGTGCGCGACCGGTCCGTGCTGGAAGCCGTCGCCTCGTCGCTGACCGAGATGTTCTCGCCGGCCATCATCTCCGAGCGCGTCAGCGGCATGCTGCGCGCCTATGATTTCGTGGATGCCGATACGCTGGCCTATTTCACCCCGCGCCTGACCCAGGCGCCGCAGGACGTGGACTTCGCCCTCGGCTACGTGGCGCGCGAAGCCCGCACGCGCGAGCAGCAGGAGCAGGTGCTGGCCGCGCTGCGCTTCAAGTGCGACCTGCTGTGGGCACAGCTGGACGCGCTGCACCACGCCTATGTCAGCCCCGCCCTGCCGCCCCCCGGCGCATTCCGGCCGGCGTGA
- the pqqB gene encoding pyrroloquinoline quinone biosynthesis protein PqqB codes for MLKLIVLGAGAGGGFPQWNSAGPGCRRARAGDPAALPRTQCSLAASADGERWVLLNAAPELLAQIAATPALHPRGDAVRHSPIAAVVLTGGEVDTLAGLLSLRERHAFALHGAVPTLAVLDANPIFRALDPALVPRRALPVGTPLALRDAAGTALGLTVEAFAVPGKVPLFLERGEDPGRADDGETIGLSLRAGDGPAAFFIPGCAALTPALRERLRGAALVFFDGTLWRDDEMIRAGAGPKTGARMGHMSIDGPDGTLAGFAGLGVARPVLVHLNNTNPVLLADSPERAAVVAAGWTVAEDGMEFTV; via the coding sequence CGTGCTGGGTGCCGGGGCCGGCGGCGGTTTTCCGCAGTGGAACTCCGCCGGTCCCGGCTGCCGCCGCGCGCGTGCCGGCGACCCGGCCGCCCTGCCCCGCACCCAATGCTCCCTGGCGGCCAGTGCCGATGGCGAACGATGGGTGCTGTTGAATGCGGCACCAGAGCTGCTGGCGCAGATCGCCGCCACGCCCGCGTTGCATCCGCGGGGCGATGCCGTGCGCCATTCGCCCATCGCCGCCGTGGTGTTGACCGGGGGCGAGGTCGATACCCTGGCCGGCCTGTTGTCGCTGCGCGAACGCCACGCCTTCGCGCTACACGGCGCCGTGCCCACGCTGGCGGTGCTGGACGCCAACCCGATCTTTCGCGCGCTGGACCCGGCGCTGGTGCCGCGCCGCGCGCTGCCCGTCGGCACCCCGCTGGCGCTGCGCGATGCCGCGGGAACCGCGCTGGGCCTGACGGTGGAGGCCTTTGCCGTGCCGGGCAAGGTGCCGTTGTTCCTGGAACGGGGCGAGGACCCCGGCCGCGCCGACGACGGCGAGACGATCGGCCTGTCGCTGCGCGCGGGGGACGGCCCGGCCGCCTTTTTCATCCCCGGCTGCGCGGCGCTGACGCCGGCGCTGCGCGAGCGGCTGCGCGGCGCCGCCCTGGTGTTCTTTGACGGCACGCTGTGGCGGGACGACGAAATGATCCGCGCCGGTGCCGGGCCCAAGACCGGCGCGCGCATGGGCCACATGAGCATCGACGGGCCGGACGGCACGCTGGCGGGCTTCGCCGGGCTGGGCGTGGCGCGGCCGGTGCTGGTCCACCTCAACAACACCAACCCCGTCCTGCTGGCCGACAGCCCGGAACGCGCGGCCGTCGTCGCCGCCGGCTGGACTGTGGCCGAGGACGGCATGGAGTTCACCGTTTGA